Genomic segment of Salvelinus sp. IW2-2015 linkage group LG17, ASM291031v2, whole genome shotgun sequence:
ATTTATACTCCTTTCCTCCACAAGAGGGCCATGACGATAGCACACAGCAAAACTGATAAACCCAACCACTGCAGCATAGCCTAAAGTACACAGAAACAATTCATTAAACTGTTCCTACTACAAACATGGAGCAATGGTTGTGAACTTATCATACCAGATACAAAAAGTTAGAGCGATAAACAAGGTACTTCTGAGAGTTTGTTGCGATTGTGTTTATTACTATCGATACTTACCAAAAGCCATGTGCCAGTGCTCTCTCAGAATCATCTGTAGGTTCCTGAACACAAGCTGGATGATGTAAACGGAAAAGGACCAACCACCAACTATTACCATGTAAAATGGGCTTTTCTGAGAAAAGAAAATGAAGATTATGGGGTATGAAatctaaacatatatttttatgaCTCTCGTACATGATACAAATCAGAAAGGTCTCCCAAATATGAACTATCAGGGTAGACCCCgactttttgttttgttcaaatcaaaatgtgttaGTAGTGGGTGAGGCCTTGATATAGAAGACTTGACTTCTTACCTTGGGCAGAAAGCGTGCCATGATGAAGATGAGGATGATAAGGGAGGCAATCATACCTGTGCTCATGCCAGCAGAGTAATAGAATACCTGACTCCTGTTAGATAGCAACAAAAAACCACATCAATCATcctagccgcgggaagtaggggtgctgcagcaccaccTGATAAAtcagaaataaataataatccacattttgtgagaaaaaaaatggtTTTCACTGGGCCTTTATTACTCCCGTATGAGCGGACAAAAATGTCTCAGCAGCGCGGCAAGAATAAATTCTCTACAGCCCCACCCCTAAACATATTCCCGCAGCCATTACAATCATAAAGGCGAGATTATCAGGATCATGTCATTAAAATAGAGGGTAAAATGTGAACACAATTCATTTAGTTACCTGCTGAGTGAGTCTGCAAAGATGAATAACAGCACTCCAGCCAGGAATGTCACAAACATGTAAATGTCAAATTCTGCAGGAGTAAAGCAGAGACAGCAAAGATTCCACATGAAATCAATATGTAATAGGCTCGTAACTAACAAAGACAGCCCACCTTTCCTTTAACTTACTTCGTATGGGCATTACAGTGTATTGTGCTCCAAGGTTGATGGGGTCAATCTTGAAGCAGGTCTTTGGGCTGAACAGGCTGATGCTGATGGTGGTTTCATTGGTCTGCTCAAGCATTAGGTACTGCACAAGACCCCAGACACTGAAGTGTTCTAGTTCCTGCAgcttctcctcatcctccacaaCAGTCACCTTCAGCTGTTTCGAGCTCCATACTCTAATCTGTCGGCAATAAGACAAGTATTAgctacacacaaatataaaacatacagtgcattttggaaagtattcagaccccttgaccttttccacatgttacgtcacagcctcattctaaaatggattaaattaaaacaaatcctcagcaatctacacacaacacctcataaatgacaaagcaagaaaaggtttcaaatgttttattttatttattaaaaatgaatagaaataccttatttacatacagtaccagtcaaaagtttggacacacctactcattccagggtatttcttatgtttcactattttcgACATtatggaataatagtgaagacattaaaactatgaaataacacatacgaaatcatgtagtaaccaaaaaaagtgttaaacaaatcgaaatatatttcagattctttaaagtagccaaccttcgccttgatgaccagttttgcacactcttggcattctctcaatcagcttcatgaggtaaaaacctggaatgcatttcacttaaaaggtgtgccttgttaaaagttgtgGAATTCCctttcttcttaatgtgtttgagcaaatcagttgtcttctgacaagataggggtggtatacagaagataatatgacttggtcttttaccaagtagggctatggcaagaatagctcaaataagcaaagagaaatgacagtccattactttaagacatgaaggtcagtcaatctggacaatttcaagaactttgaaagtttcttcaagcgcaaaagccatcaagcactatgatgaaactggcgctcatgaggaccgccacagtaaaagaagacccagagttacctctgctgcagaggataagttcattagagttaccagcctcagaaattgcagcccaaataaatgcgttcagagttcaagtaatagacatcTCAacattagttaaataaaaggttaaaaaaatagaagactgcgtgaatcaggccttcatggtcgatttgctgcaaagaaaccactacttaaggacaccaataagaagaaaatacttgcttgggccaagaaacacaagcaatggaaattagaccggtggaaatctgtaatttggtctgatgagtccaaatttgagatttttgattccaaccgccgtgtcttcgtgagacgcagagtaggtgaacggatgacctccgcatgtgtggttcccaccgtgaagcacggaggaggtgtgatgttgtgggggtgctttgctggtgacactatctgtgatttatttagacttcaaagcacacttaaccagcatggctaccacagcattctgcagcgacacgccatcccatctggtttgctcttagtgggactatcatttgtttttatacaggacaatgacccaacacacctccaggctgtgtaagggctatttgaccaagaaggagagtgatggagttcggcatcagatgacctggcctccacaaccacccgacctcaacccgattgagatggtttgggatgagttggactgcagagtgaaggaaatgcagccaacaagtgctcagcatatgtgggaactccttcaagactgttaggaAAGCGTTCCAGGTGaaactagttgagagaatgccaaaagtgtgcaaagctgtcatcaaggcaaagggtggctactttgaaaaatcaaaATCTaggtgtttaacacttttttggttactaaattattccatatgtcttaattcatagttttgataaaacccttgattgagtaggtgtgtccaaacttctgactggtactgtaagtattcagacactttgctatgagactcgaaattgagctcgggtgcatcctgtttccattgatcatccttgagatgtttctacaacttgattggagtccacctgtggtaaattcaattgattggatatgatttggaaaggcacacacctgactatataaggtcccacagttgacagtgcatgtcagagcaaaaaccaagccatgaggtcgaaagaattgtccgtagagtgctgagacaggattatgttgacgcacagatctggggaagggtaccaaaaaatgtttgcagcattgaagctacccaagaacacagaggcttCCAACATTCTtaatggaaccaccaagactcttcctagagctggccagccGGCCAAATGGAGCAATCgaaggagaagggccttagtcagggagatgaacaagaacccgatggtcactgacagagctctagagttcttctgtggagatgggagaaccttccagtaggacatccatctctgcagcactccaccaatcgggctttatggtagagtggccagacggaagccactcctcagtaacaggcacatgacagcccgcttggagtttgccaaaaggcaccaaaagtactctcagaccatgagaaacaagattctctggtctgatgaaaccaagatggaacactgaatgccaagtgtcacatttggaggaaacctggaaccatccctatggtgaagcatggcggtggcagaatcatgctgttgggatgtttttcagcggcaaggaatgggagactagtcaggatcgagtgaaggatgaacggagcaaagtacagagagatccttgatgaaaacctgctccagagcgctcaggacctcggaatggggcgaaggttcaccttccaacaggacaactaccctaagcacacagccaagacaatgcaggagtggcttcggtacaagtctctgaatgtccttgagtggccctgccagagcccggacataaacctgatcgaacatctctggagacctgaaaataagctcagcaaaaaaagaaacgtcctctcactgtcaactgcgtttacttTCAGCtaccttaacatgtgtaaatatttgtatgaacataacaagattcaacaacagacataaactgagcaagttccacagacatgtgactaacagaaatggaataatgcgtccctgaacaagggggggggtcaaaatcaaaagtaacagtcagtatttggtgtggccaccagctgcattaagtactgcagtgcatctcctcatggactgcaccagatttgccagtttttgctgtgagacgttaccccatttttccaccaaggcacctgcaagttcccagatatttctggggggaatggtcctagccctcaccctccgatccaacaggtcccagacatgctcaatgggattgcgatacgggctcttcgctggtcatggcagaacactgacattcctgtcttgcaggaaatcatgcacgactgatggcattgtcatgctggagggatgtcaggatgagcctgcaggaagggtaccacaagagGGAGgacgatgtcttccctgtaacgcacagcgttgagattgcccgcaatgacaacaagctcagtccgatgatgctgtgacacaccgccccagacgatgacggaccctccacctccaaatcaatcccgctccagagtacaggcctcgctcgttccttcgacgataaacgcgaatcgtcagtgaagagcactttttgccagtcctgtctggtccagcgatggtgggtttgtgcccataggcgacgttgttgccggtgatgtctggtgaggatctgccttacaataggcctacaagccctcagtccagcctctctcagcctattgcggacagtctgagcactggaggagggattgtgcgttcctggtgtaactcaggcagttgttgttgccactctgtacctgtcccgcaggtgtgatgttcggatgtaccgatcctgtgcaggtgttgatacacgtggtctgccactgcgaggacgatcagctgtccgtcctgtctccctgtagcgctgtctcaaagtacggacattgcaatttattgccctggccatatctgcggtcctcatgcctccttgcagcatgcctaaggcacgttcacgcagatgagcagggtccctaggcatctttcttttggtgtttttcagagtcagtagaaaggcctctatagtgtcctaagttttcataactgtgacctgcttaccatctgtaagctgttagtgtcttaacgaccgttccacaggtgcatgttcattaattgttcattaaacaagcatgggaaacagtgtttaaaccctttacaatgaagatctgtgaagttatttgaatttttacgaattatctttgaaagaccttttttttgctgagtatagctgtgcagtaacgctctccagccaacctgacagagcttgaaaggatctgcagagaagaatgggagaaactcctcaaatacaggtatgccaagcttgtagcgtcatacccacgaagacgcgaggctgtaattgctttcaaaattgtttttaaaagggctgagtaaagggtctgaatacttatgtaaatgtaatacttcagttataatttttttaataaattaccacaaatttctaagaacctgttttttgcttgtcgttatggggttttgtgtatagattgacgacgggggaaaaaacgatttaatccattttagaatacagctgtaacctaacaaaatctagaaaaagtcaaggggtctgaatacttcccaaaacCATTTTCTGTTAAAGCGAGGCACCACAGGCTGAAATGAAATTTCCATTAgaattttcaaaaagtaaacaaaaatgtaaacttgatgaaaatgtttattttccttGGTTTATCATATAACCGTCAATTTTTATGAATTTTAATATCTTTAAAATGGACATACATCAATAATTTTGAAGCTCAGTACATTAATTTACACCTAATTTCAAAGCCCATTTCATAGTGTTACAAACTGGACTATATTTAGTTACTGAATTTGAAGATATGGTGATTGGGTATAAATAGGGGTTTGGCAGACTAAATTTCCCaaaagtcagactcttcccacacgcCAACTCATTTTctcagcttcagaagcatctgcatTCACCACATTTTGTGTGGTTATCCTTAGATACAGtttaagttggaagtttacatacacttaggttggagtcattaaaactcatttttcaaccactccacaaatttcttctatagttttggcaagtcagttagaacatctactttgtgcatgacacaattcatttttccaacaattgtttacagacagattatttcacttataattcactgtatcacaattccagtgggtcagaagtttacataaactaagttgactgtgcttttaaacagcttggaaaattctagaaaattatgtcatagctttagaagcttctgataggctaattgacatcatttgagtcaattggacgtgtacctgtggatgtatttcaaggcctaccttcaaactccgtgactctttgcttgacattatgggaaaatcaaaataaatcagccaagacctcagaaatctattttgtagacctccacaagtctggttcatccttgggagcaatttacaaacgcctgaaggtaccacgttcatctgtacaaacaatagtaagcaagtataaacaccatgggaccacgcagccgtcataccgctcaggaaggaggcacgttctgtctcctagagatgaacgttctttggtgcgaaaagtgcaaatcaatcccagaacaacagcaaaggaccttgtgaagatgctggaggaaaccggtacaaaagtatctatatccacagtaaaacgagtcctatatcgacataacctgaaagaccgctcaacaaggaagaagccactgctccaaaacagccataaaaaagccagactacggtttgcaactgcacatggggacaaagatcgtactttttggagaaatggtccgatgaaacaaaaatagaactgtttggccataatgaccatcgttatgttcggaggaaaaagggggaggcttgcaagccgaagaacaccatcccaaccgtgaagcacaggggtggcagcatcatgttatgggggtgctttgctgcaggagggactggtgcacttcacaaaatagatggcataatgaggatagaaaattatttggatatactgaagcaacatcagtcaggaagttaaagcttggtggcaaatgggtcttccaaatggacaatgacccaaagcatacatccaaagttgtggcaaaacggcttaaggacaacaaagtcaaggtattgggagtggccgtcacaaagccctgacctcaatcctatagaaaatttgtgggcagaactgaaaaagcctgtgcgagcaaggaggcctacaaacctgactcaggtacaccagctctgtggaggaggaatgggccaaatttcacccaacttattgtgggaagcttgtggaaggctacccaaaacgtttgacccaagttaaacaatttaaaggcaaagctaccaaatactaattgagtgtatgtaaacttctgacccactgggaatgtgatgaaagaaataaaagctgaaataaataattatcttaactattattctgacatttcacattcttaaaataaagtggtgatcctgacctaagacgggaaagttttactaggactaaatgtcaggaattgtgaaaaaatgggtttaaatgtatttggctaaggtgtatgtaaacttccgacttcaactgtatattctccAGAATTGCCCAGAGAAAATTTATATGTTGTCCATTTTTGATTCTACATAACATTTTCTTAGGaaactttttttgttgtctttagtattttacagatagaaagatgAAAACAAGTATTTATCCAAAATGTGCTTTGGACACGTCCAGTCCTGGAATGTCTAAACAAAATGAAACCAAAACATCATCCAGTGTCCATAAAAATGGAATAGCGTGATATGCAAATATTCACATATCACCATATTTGCATATTTTAAAGGGATATTTTGGAATTTTAACAACGAGACCCTTTATTTACTTCCCTAGGGTCAGACGAACTTGTGGatgccatttttatgtctgtCTGCAGTACGAAGGAAGCTCGAGGTAGTGTCACAAGCCAAtactaactagtgttagcacaatgactggaagtctatgggtatctacttcGTCAATGCGctgatgctagttagcaacttccttcaaaccgcAAGCAGAGACATAAATGGTATCctcaagttcatctgactctggggacgtagataaatggcctcattgccaaaatcttgaAGTATcccttaaataaaatatttatgaaaaGTTAAATATACAAAAAAGTAATGTGTCTACATTTAACTGGTCAAATCTGAGAACCagcctgtttgtgctatcatgccaactccttacCCCTTGTCACTCATTGGCATAACAACAATgaagttggcaagagcacaaacaaatTTGGGACTAGCCTACTTTTCTCTTACCTGGATTCTTGTCCATGTTTCCTTCCAACCTGGGACAATTGGGTTGAGATAGCAGAAGTGACTCGACCCTGTTCTGTCAGACTCCTGGCCATCTTTGATATTGATTATGTTGATATTACTTCCTGTGAAAATTGCAAGTTGTGAGGGCACCGACTGTATTTATCAGCAAACTTCTGAATGCTTTGCACAATCTGCTAGCGAGCCAACCAAAGTCAAGCTGGACATTGGCTTTCATGACAGGGCTTAGCTAGTAGCTACATATCTACTAGCTTATGTAACGTAAGTGAGACACCAGAAACAGACCACGATTGAAGTATTTGGCTAACGCTAGCTGACTTGGTTATAGCCGAAGATGTATGTTATAGCGAACGTCAGCTAAGCAAGTAAAGAGTGTGGAATGTGGACTCGGAGGGTTGcagcagctggctagctaatgttagtttcTGGTACTAGTTTAACTTTCCATTTTAATCACTTACCTAGCTAgagtgtattatatatatatataatccaatgactgtatataagAAGGGTCTAATCTCACCTGGATACTGACAGAATAACTAACGTTAGTTCGCTAGCATGCAGGCTAGCTATAACGTTAGTTCACCTGGCTGGACCAGTTAAACGTTTGCTAAATTTGCTCGATAACTTGCCTCATCGCAAACAAAAAGTTAGCATCAAGCATTTCAAATTGGCTATCAATTCCCCACCCCGCTTCaaattacctagctagctatatactATACCTGGGGTTTGGTGTGTCCCTAATATACACAAAAGCACAATTAGCAAAACTATTTTGGAGAGGGGTCCATTTTTCCATTTCATGTATCCCGCCATGACAGAAGTCTACACCGAAACCACGTGGTTCTTGTTACAGAAACAACTACCCAATCACATAAGAGGTAAACTGTTCCGATACATTCAAGATGTGAATGTTTATGAATTTGTAGAAATTATGCGAAAATAAGACATTATGGGCACAGAAAGAACAAATCTTGATTGTAAGTATATTTGTTATGGGGGTATATTTTCTACTCGTGTCATGTTTATTTGAAAGACTAGATGATAAATAAATCACACCTTGGtctgtggaagaaaaaaaaatctaatgcgTCACAATCTACTTGAAAAGGTACAATATTTTCTGTTCTGTCTTTCTACCACAGGGGACAGCCATCCGCTTACCTTAAAGGTAAAGTGGCTCGATTTTCAGTCAATTGCTGTAGGTGGTGTTTCTATATCACATACACCTCATCACCCTTTGATGTTGTGAATTATTACACTACATAACATGAAGGACTTTATTCACATGCACTTTATGTTCTGCAATAGTGCTGACCGCTTGGTCCCTCAACGCAGATGGTTAACTACTATAGGAAGCCTAGGCAGAGAGCTCTGTAATTATTGtacaaatgtgttttttcaactttttaaattttattttgatAACAATTCGTTTTTATTGCATATATCTGGTGGTTTTGAGCCACGGATTTGCGGTTGACTGACAGGTTAAATATTTttggcttggctagctagctaatgttttagtttaaaaaaatgcaCCTAGAGGGACACATTACCAGCTTTTTTGTTTCACCTTGCTGCCAGTTCGTGATCATTTGAGAACTTAATGAATACAGCAGTGCTGAGGCAGTAGAGGGCTTGTAAGTGAGGACGACTGGCTACTATTCTGAACTTTGTGTGGTGATCTTTTTGGtgcccagagctgctgaggcatcaACCAAGTGGGGGCTACACAGAGTGGAAACCCAGTGGTTATAAAAcaggctggttcccagacttGCCCTCTACAAGATCAATATCCATCAATATCAATATCATCTACCATCCTCTGACCAGCTCCCTTCACCAGCCATGAACTGACCCTCTCCATCTTCAGATGATGCAGCATTCAAAGACTTCATCTCTCTTGGTTTACCTGTCATGATACTGTacattgcttgtttgttttttgctcttGAATCGCTTTGAGATGAAGAagctcttcttcatcttcttcttttttttcttcttcttctgtggattttatacgccggttggcaaccaactttaaggtgcattatcgCCAcaaactggactggagtgtggaccagagACAGTGAAGGTCTAAATCCTACCCAATAATCTAATCTCCCTAAGGAAACGAAATACATCATTAAATACTACATTCACTTAATCCTGGCACAATCCTGGCACTTCAACCCCATTACTCCACAAATCCAATAACATTTGCTCCCTTTCTCTCACATATTTCTGGCACTGAAATAGAACATGTTCCACTGCCTTCATCTTCTCCTGACAATGATCACACCTCCCAGTCGAATGTTTCCCCACCACTTTCAATGTACTATTTAGCCTTTATGTCCCAGTCGCAGCCTTGTGACTACactttcttcccttctctcttggCCTGAGGACCTCTCTGCCTCCACCttttcctggatcttatacaggtgtcttccCTTACACACCCTGTTCCCCAACTCTTGCCACTTATTTTTAACCACTGTTCTTATTAATCCCTTGGTTTCTGCTTTACTGATTGACAGTTCCATCTCAACATTAGTATGTTTAAGAGCCTGCCCTGGCAATAATATCCACTTCCTCGTTCCCCTCTACTCCCTATGAAAAGCTCTGTAGAAATGTAATGTAGAAATGTAAtaacttattattattatcactgaTTAGTCCATTATTAATGTAGGCCGCTCTGTGTAGTGTCGCTCTGTGGTACAGGAAGTCTATAGCTTTCCGCAGAGAAACACTGAGCACTACATGACTCAGAGATCCTCTGATATCATCCCCTATGTCACAGGGAACAGCACTATCTGTAGCCCTTAACAGAATTTGGTCTTTTTGCTCTTTTCAAAATAGAAACTCTGTAGAACATTGACTACAATATTGTCTATGAGTAGGCTAATGTTGTTGAGCCTATATAGTTGAAtcttaaatgaaaataaaatgttcacaCTACAAGATTAACACCATGTGATATAGTGTGAATGCAACCAACTTGTGGATCACCATGTGTACTCTTTCAGAATTGTGATCATGACTACGTCCCCTGGCCTTCGAAAACCTCATCCCCATGCAACACAGCTTTTGAGAGCTCTGATCAGCTCACTCCTATTTGTGCCTGCCCTGCCCTatataatggagctatatacggGGAGCTatataatggagctatatacggggagcaccagtaccagatcaatgtgcagaggtacgtgGTACTTATGTACATGAAAGCAGGATAAAGTAACAAGGCTtccagatagataataataagagtaaaataaagaacagtagcagcagcaaatgatgagtgtaaaagtgtgtgtgagtgtgcgtgtgtgtgtttgtttgtgttgtgtcgggttgcgtgttatgtgtgtgtgtatgtacgcgtCTGTAGTGTTTTGAATATGTGAGGGATTTGTGTGAGAGTGACAGtgtagtgtgtatatggtgtgtatataaagtctagtgagtgAGAGTAGGGTCAGTGCAGgttagagtcagtgcagatagttggggtaccattaattgactatttagcagtctggctatttaacagttatggcttgtgggtagaagctgtctcagagcctgttggtccttgagccgatgctccggtaccatttgccggacggtagcagagtgaacagtctatggcttgggtggctggagtatggcaatttttcgggccttcctttgacaccgcctgctatagaggtcatggatggcacgGAGCtcgggccccagtgatgtactgggctgtccgcaccaccctttgTTGTGCTTTGCGGTCAAGGgtggtgcaattgccataccaagcggtgatgtagccagccatgatgctctcgatggtggagctgttgaaccttttgaggacctgagggcccatggcaaatcttttcagcctcctgagggggaagaggtgctgccgtgccctcttcatgactgtgttggtgtgtgtggaccatgttaagtcattcgtgatgtggactccaaggaacttaaagctctcgactCGCTCTACAACAgctctgtcgatgtggatggggtcgtgctctcccctctttctgctATAGTCCATGATCAGGTCCTtggtctaacatgctgaccacaccgctcgtgtcGCTAGCGGTACACCTACACTGCTCTCGTGCCTTAGCGAGCATTTGCGTGGCCAGGCGCTAGAATATTTGTGACGGTCAATGCGCTGCAAGTCtggcctctcccatcttctcattggtttttaggagcatatacacacgtgggtgattgaaagatgaactgacatCCACACTCCAGTTGGTTGTAGTAATGcaccgtaaagttggttgccaaccgccatataaagtccaaagaagtaaaaaagaagcctgaggaaggaggagagatga
This window contains:
- the LOC111977236 gene encoding nuclear envelope integral membrane protein 1-like isoform X1; protein product: MAGYMKWKNGPLSKIVLLIVLLCILGTHQTPGSNINIINIKDGQESDRTGSSHFCYLNPIVPGWKETWTRIQIRVWSSKQLKVTVVEDEEKLQELEHFSVWGLVQYLMLEQTNETTISISLFSPKTCFKIDPINLGAQYTVMPIRKFDIYMFVTFLAGVLLFIFADSLSRSQVFYYSAGMSTGMIASLIILIFIMARFLPKKSPFYMVIVGGWSFSVYIIQLVFRNLQMILREHWHMAFGYAAVVGFISFAVCYRHGPLVEERSINILSWTLQLFGLLLIYSGIQVQQVALAIIVAAFCSKNLEYSISLILLAWRKVKPTLRWKPEPRRLLTEEEFQKQGEVETQHALEELRKYCSSPDFSKWKAVSRLASPKRFADFVEGSPHLISNEVSVHAQEYGSFFEDDFFDTDEEDEENMMNALKKEDLRLNDRDL
- the LOC111977236 gene encoding nuclear envelope integral membrane protein 1-like isoform X2, giving the protein MAGYMKWKNGPLSKIVLLIVLLCILGTHQTPGSNINIINIKDGQESDRTGSSHFCYLNPIVPGWKETWTRIQIRVWSSKQLKVTVVEDEEKLQELEHFSVWGLVQYLMLEQTNETTISISLFSPKTCFKIDPINLGAQYTVMPIRKFDIYMFVTFLAGVLLFIFADSLSRSQVFYYSAGMSTGMIASLIILIFIMARFLPKKSPFYMVIVGGWSFSVYIIQLVFRNLQMILREHWHMAFGYAAVVGFISFAVCYRHGPLVEERSINILSWTLQLFGLLLIYSGIQVQQVALAIIVAAFCSKNLDKVKPTLRWKPEPRRLLTEEEFQKQGEVETQHALEELRKYCSSPDFSKWKAVSRLASPKRFADFVEGSPHLISNEVSVHAQEYGSFFEDDFFDTDEEDEENMMNALKKEDLRLNDRDL